In the genome of bacterium, the window CGTCGGAAAAGCGGCGCATTCCGCATATCCGCACGAGGGCGTGAACGCCGCCGAGGCAATCGCCGATTTGATAATCGCGCTGCGTGCCATGCCGGCCCCGACTGACGATATCCTGGAGCCCGGCTATCATGTGCTGACGGAGATCTGGTCGGAGCCCCGCCCGTCGGGTTCCACGGTCCCCTATTACGCAGGTGCGGCGTACGACCGTCGTCTGCTGCCGGGTGAAACGCCGGAGTCCGTGCTGGCCCCGATAAGAGCGGCCGCGCAGCGGCTCAAGGCCTCAGAAACACGGGAGACACCGACGTCGGCCGAATACCGGATCTCCATCGTTCGATCAAAGATCACTACGTATCGCGGCGTGACACTGGTCGGGGACAGGTTCGCCCCCGGCTGGAAGCTTGGTCGCAATCATCCGATCGTTGAGGCCGCCCTGTCGGGGTTGCGGGCGGCGGGGCAACCGGGTGAACCGATCGCCTACGCCACATGCACCAACGGCTCGGCATCGGCGGGGTGGTATGGGATACCGACGATCGGCTACGGCCCCGGGGTCAACGAGCGTTCCCATGGCGTTGACGAGTACATCGCCGTAGACGAACTGACGGCCGGGGTTTCCGGATATACCGCCTTGGCGTGGGCCGTTGCCACGGCTCCGTCGCTGCCGCGGCTGCCAGGAGTCGACGGCGTAGCGAAGACGACCTAAAGTCACTATCTGCAGCTCACGGGAGGATCAGCGGTGGAGCCCACCCAACTGCTCGGCGCATGGAAACTCGTTCGGTGGACCGCCGAGGCCGAG includes:
- a CDS encoding YgeY family selenium metabolism-linked hydrolase codes for the protein MDAISLCRRLIRARTVLGNEGEAVDVAEDAMRALGFDEVWRDEPGNLIGTLHGELPGTVLFDGHLDVVDAGDVARWRCDPFGGELIDGRLYGRGAVDMKGPVAAMIAGIAAIRGRPKEARRTIYVSCSLVEELVEGLALREVLERLKPDAVVIGEPTNGRLAIAQRGRGEILIEAVGKAAHSAYPHEGVNAAEAIADLIIALRAMPAPTDDILEPGYHVLTEIWSEPRPSGSTVPYYAGAAYDRRLLPGETPESVLAPIRAAAQRLKASETRETPTSAEYRISIVRSKITTYRGVTLVGDRFAPGWKLGRNHPIVEAALSGLRAAGQPGEPIAYATCTNGSASAGWYGIPTIGYGPGVNERSHGVDEYIAVDELTAGVSGYTALAWAVATAPSLPRLPGVDGVAKTT